In Nycticebus coucang isolate mNycCou1 chromosome 5, mNycCou1.pri, whole genome shotgun sequence, the DNA window AAGTGCTtaacaaaacttttcttttttttactgtaaaataAGTTTATTGGTAGTAACGTATCACTTATTCCCGATACTTGATGTTGCAAACTTTAGGGTCTTTGAGATACGCAGGATCCTTATATGTAACTGGCATAAACCCCATTATTTGAGCTCTTTTAATcgcttttgtgatttctttctgtttcttcccaCAAAGACCTGTTATGTGCCTTCCATAAATGCATCCagtaaatggagaaataaactggGACAAAAGCTGTACATTCTTATAATCTACACGTTTTCCACACAAGATACATTTCTTAAGAGGCTCCTTATAAGGATTTTCCATCGCAACAGGCATGTCCTCATTGCTGGTTACCTGTTTATACTGTGAACAACCTCTGCTCCACGGCACTGAGTGAGTGCCAGGATGCGTGAAATAGACAGAAGCCGTTACCAAGCTTGTCAACTTTTTCCTTCCTAGAACACCGCAAACCATAGCTGCCATGAGTCCCCCTTAACAAAACTTCTTGAACTTGAAAGATATTCAATCATTGTTGCTAACTGAGGATAATGCTCTGGACTTGGGAGTCAAAAGACCTGCATATAAAATCAGGTCCAGCCACTTACTGGCTATGTAACTGTGAAGCAGACACTTCTTCCTGCTGCACCTCCATTCACTTACTTGAAAGACAGTTGATACTACTTCCCTCATCTGGTCATCATAAAGATACAAATAAGCAATGCTGTGCCAAGCTCAGCAGTTCTCAGCCATAATTATATGTCAGAATTAGAACCagaggacttttaaaaaatacagatctCCAGATTCCATTTTTTCAATTTCTaggtaattttaaaatgcaacagGCATGCCTAGTGGACAATGAAGGTTGAGAATCTCAAgtccagcacagtgcctgacacacaacAAGCCCTCAACGGGTTCTTCTGTCCTGGCATGAATGGTGCAAGGGAGGATGATAGGAGTAACTTTGCAGGGCAAGGACTCCCATTCCAAAACACTTCACAATACCCTATGACctagaaacttattttttttaattatttttaaaatagaaatactacTGGGATGGCTATATGTTATAAATACTTACAATTTAAACTGGAAGAATTCTAAAAGAGCATCTAGTCCAAACTTCTCATTTAGTAGATAAGGATACTGAGACCTAGGAATGATTTTCTCTGTGTTACATGGGAACAAGAACACAAGTCTGCGTATCCCCAGACTGCTGCTGTTGTGCTGGGTAATGGTATTTTCTTCACATTACTAAGGAGTACAGAAAGCAATAGAGTCAAGATTCAGTCACTCAACACATGCACAGATGACATGCAAGATACTGTGATAAGTTCTGCGCTGATAAGATAAATCAAGAAAGGCTTCTGCCATGATGAAGAGATTATAGATATCCTAAGAAGAAGGTATAGAAAGGGAAGTGGTAGGACTCCAGTTTCTCTCCTTACAGTATTGCCTTGGGCCTGGTGGGAAACAACTAGTCACTGGGTCATGAAAAACCATCCTACCTCAGTACCTAATCAAAAGTGGGTTCTTATTGttgtaattgttatttattttcttaacacaATATGAGCATAACAAGCCAAGTATAGTACAACCTTTTACTGCTAGCTATGTGAGAAGTATCTGGAAAATTCATGTCTGAAGTTTGATACTTCCAACTGTGGTAGACCAATTCTTCTTCTAAGGACAGCTAGACAACCtggatgaaatatttgaaagaaaaaacattaatttgAAGATTCTGGAAACTATCAAAGCAGCAAGGACTTGAGGAAAAAGATCCGTGACAAGGGACAGGTGAACACAGCATTCAGCTTCAATCTTCTAGAAACATTTGTAGATTCTTAAGTAATATCTATGACTTTGGGAAGCGGAGCAGAGCTACTGGCAGCCTCAAATACTAGAGAAGCAAAAACTGGAGTCAGAGTTTACCAAGGAGAATGAGCTCTGGTAATACCGTACACTTTCAGTTAGGACCTATGAAAAGGCTACATTTAGCAGTAAATATGAATTAGAAATAGGCTAGCTGGCTGGGACCAGCAatcggcaccctcccggacctcctgaggagctgcactgggacccacaatcagcaccctcccatctccagaagagctgcgctgggacccgcAATTGGctccctcccacctccggaagagctgcaccgggacccgctaccccacccaccaggcctccccaCGAGCCACACAACCCCATCCTCCcatatcctccctgcctccacacccgcCCATCtggtcagggactctggtagctgcgtgccctctggagccctccctgcatctgtgttgagcccttctcctggccagagactgctggagccttgggccctctgtgccaaagtcactgggcaccaggcactcccagaaccgtgtgcaccacccacccacccccaccctgttgctggatccaggtggagctgctcccacaaccacaacttcctggctggggcagtcccagaggagctacacatgGTCACTCCCTacgaagatccagcaacaatacagggATCCCGCTGGGGTttatcttggagagacacctccccaactctgaggacggccagaggcaagggtgaaaaacaatcatgaggcaaaatcgaggggaaaaactctgacaatatgaataatcagagtagatcaactcccccaaggaacaatggggcagacacataACAAGATCCCATGcgcaaatagctgagatgtcagaaatttaattcagaatccagatagaaaataagatcaaattagaattccaagcagtaacctaaaagatgtctcaagaattcaacgaattcaaagaccaaaggaccaaagattttgacacattgagacaagaagttgcagccctcaaagatctgagaaacacagtagaatccctcagtaacagaatggagcaagcagaagaaaggatttctgacattaaagacaaagctttcaaatgctcccaaactctcaaagaggaagagaaatggagggaaaaaaacagatcactctctcagagagctctgggataattcaaagaaaactaatattcgtcttatagggatccccaaaagcaatgaagtggcttcacaaagcacagagtctcttctccatgagattatgaaagagaaatttccagacatgccaagagattctgaaattcaggtagcagacagtttcagaactccagcatgacttaacccaaataagacaccccccgacacataataatcaattttactaaagttaatatgagggagaaaattctgaaagcagccagatgaaagaaaaccattacctacaaggggaagaatattagaataactgcagatgtccctgctgaaacctttcaagctagaagaggatggtcatcaacttttaatctcctaaaacaaaataactttcaacccaggatcctgtacccagctaaactgagtttcatttatgatagagaaattaaatactttaataacattcacatgttgaagaaatttgccacaactaaaccagctctccaggatattctcagacctatcctccataaagaccagagtaatcctccaccacaaaagtaaactcacccagaaaattttgatcaaattccaacttccacagttgcaaaaggattaaaaatgtccactggattctcaaaaggcttatcaatattctcaattaatgtgaatggtttaaattgtcctctaaagaggcacaggttggctgactggatacaaaaactcaagccagacatctgctgcatacaagaatctcatcttacattaaaagccaaatatagactcaaggtgaacgGATAGTTATCTATACCCCAGgcaaattgaaaacagaaaaaagcaggcattgcaatcctatttgcagatgcaataggctttaaaccaaccaaaataaggaaagataaggatggacacttcatatttgttaaaggtaatactcaatatgatgagatttcaattattaatatttatgcacccaaccagaacgcacctcattttataagagaaactctaacagacatgagcaacttgatttcctccagttccatagtagttggagattttaacacccctttagcagtgctggatagatcctccaaaaagaagctaagcaaagaaatcttagatttaaacttaaccattcaacatctggacttaacagacatctacagaacatttcatcccaaaaaaactgaatacacattcttctcaagagcccacggaacatattccaaaatcgaccacatcctaggccacaaatctaacctcagcaaatttaaaaaaatagaaattattctttgcatcttctcagaccatcgtggaataaaagttgaactcagtaacaagaggaacctgcatacccatacaaaaacatggaagctaaacaacgttttctgaaggatagatgggttatagactagattaagaaggaaatcaccaaatttgtggaacaaaacaacaatgaagacatgaattaacagaacctctgggattctgcaaagacagttctaagagggaaatttatagcactgcaagccttcctcaagaaaatggaaagagaggaagttaataacttaatgggacatctcaagcaactgaagaaggaaaaacattccaaccccaaagccagcagaagaaaagaaataaccaaaatcagagcagaattaaatgaaattgaaaacaaaagaattatacaacagatcaataaatccaaaagtttgttttttgaaaaggtcaataaaatagataaacctttggccaacctaaccaggaaaataagagtaaaatctctaatttcatcaatcagaaatggtaacgatgaaataacaatagaccccgcagaaattcaaaaaatccttaacaaatattacaagaaactttactctcagaaatatgaaaatctgaaagaaatcgaccaatacttggagaagtatgccacctaccaagacttagccagaacgaagtggaaatgttgaccaggcctatatcaagttctgaaatagcatcaactatacaaaatctccctaaaaagaaaagcccaggacaagatggctttacgtcagaattctaccaaacctttaaagaagaactagtacctatattactaaacctcttcctaaagtatagacaaagaaggaatactacccaacacattctacgaagcgaacatcaccttgatccccaaaccagggaaagaaccaacaagaaaagaaaatatagaccaatatcactaatgaatattgacactaaaatactcaataagatcctaacaaacagaatccaataacacatcaaaaaaattatacaccatgaccaactgagatttatcccagggtctcaaggctggttcaatatacgtaaatctataaatgtaattcaacacataaacaaactaaaaaataaaaaccatatgattctttcaattgatgcagaaaaagcttttgataatatccagcatcccttcatgatcagaacacttaagaaaattggcatagaagggtcatttcttaaactaatagaggccatctacagcaaacccacagccaatatcatactgaatggaattaaattgaaatcatttccacttagatcaggaaccaggcaaggttgcccattgtctccattgctctttaacattgtaatggaagttttagccactgcaattagggaagaaaaggcgatcaagggtatccacatagggtcagaagagatcaaactttcactcttcgcacaTGACAtaatcatatatctggaaaacactagggattctactacaaaacttttagaagtgatcaaggaatatagcaatgtctcaggctacaaaatcaacacccataaatctgtagcctttatatataccaacaatagccaagccgaaaaaacagtcaaggactctattcctttcacagtagtgccaaagaagatgaaatatttgggagtttatctaacaaaggatgtgaaagatctctataaagagaactatgaaactctaagaaaagaaatagctgaagatgttaacaaatggagaaacataccatgctcgtggctggaaagaatcaacatcgttaaaatgtctatactacccaaagcaatatataattttaatgcaattcctatcaaagctccattgtcatattttaaagatcttgaaaaaatacttcgttttatatggaatcagaaaaaaaaa includes these proteins:
- the LOC128586231 gene encoding 28S ribosomal protein S18c, mitochondrial isoform X2, which gives rise to MAAMVCGVLGRKKLTSLVTASVYFTHPGTHSVPWSRGCSQYKQVTSNEDMPVFVGRNRKKSQKRLKELK
- the LOC128586231 gene encoding 28S ribosomal protein S18c, mitochondrial isoform X1, with product MAAMVCGVLGRKKLTSLVTASVYFTHPGTHSVPWSRGCSQYKQVTSNEDMPVAMENPYKEPLKKCILCGKRVDYKNVQLLSQFISPFTGCIYGRHITGLCGKKQKEITKAIKRAQIMGFMPVTYKDPAYLKDPKVCNIKYRE